The following are from one region of the Orenia metallireducens genome:
- the infB gene encoding translation initiation factor IF-2, with translation MGIRIYKLAEQLELSNKELIKMLQDLGVDVTSHMSTINEETAELIMDMVLGEGEGAEEVDDSKVIKVEGAMTVKELSEEIDVDPSTLMAKLIGLGIMATINQELTSDQLEVVAAEYGYAIEEEEEEEEEDIFGLVNDIEDKKEDLKLRPPVITVMGHVDHGKTTLLDAIRETEVTASEAGGITQHIGAYQVKVNGQKITFLDTPGHEAFTSMRARGAQATDIAILVVAADDGIMPQTIEAINHAKSAGVPIIVAINKMDRPNAQPDRVKQELMNHGLIPEDWGGDTVCVPISALKKENLDELLEMILLTAEMEELKANPNRPANGIIVEAELDRGRGPVATILVRNGTLKVGDAIVAGLASGRVRAMINDQGERVEEAGPATPVEVLGLSDVPNAGDLLEVVEDDQSARDIAQKRQNKRREDELSRNTTVNLEDLFSQIQQGEVKELNIVVKADVQGSVEAVKQSLQKLSTDEVEVKMLHGGVGGITETDVMLAAASNAIIIGFNVRPGANARKVAEKEKVDIRTYRVIYKAIDDVKSAMEGLLDPDYKEVVLGQVEVRQTFKVPKIGTIAGAYVTNGTVNRNAKVRLLRDGTIIHEGEIGSLKRFQDDVKEVAEGYECGIGIEGYNDLKEGDIMEIYDFEEVKRTL, from the coding sequence ATGGGTATTAGAATTTATAAGTTAGCTGAGCAATTGGAATTATCAAATAAGGAATTAATTAAGATGTTACAGGATTTAGGCGTTGATGTGACAAGTCATATGAGTACGATAAATGAAGAGACTGCAGAATTAATAATGGATATGGTTTTAGGTGAAGGTGAAGGGGCAGAAGAGGTTGATGATAGTAAGGTAATTAAAGTAGAAGGGGCTATGACTGTAAAAGAGTTATCAGAAGAGATAGATGTTGATCCAAGTACTTTAATGGCTAAATTAATCGGTTTAGGAATTATGGCTACTATTAATCAAGAATTGACTTCAGATCAACTTGAAGTAGTAGCAGCAGAATATGGCTATGCCATTGAAGAGGAAGAAGAGGAAGAAGAGGAAGATATTTTTGGATTAGTAAATGATATAGAAGATAAGAAAGAGGATTTAAAGTTAAGACCTCCTGTTATAACTGTAATGGGGCATGTTGACCATGGTAAGACAACTTTATTAGATGCTATTCGAGAAACTGAGGTAACTGCAAGTGAAGCTGGTGGGATTACTCAGCATATTGGTGCTTATCAGGTAAAAGTAAATGGACAGAAAATTACATTTTTGGATACACCAGGTCATGAGGCCTTTACTTCTATGAGAGCTCGTGGAGCACAAGCAACGGATATAGCTATTTTAGTAGTTGCTGCAGATGATGGTATTATGCCACAAACTATTGAAGCTATTAACCATGCTAAGTCAGCTGGAGTTCCAATTATAGTAGCTATTAATAAGATGGATCGCCCAAATGCACAACCAGATAGAGTTAAGCAAGAGTTAATGAATCATGGATTGATTCCTGAGGATTGGGGTGGAGATACAGTCTGTGTTCCGATCTCTGCACTTAAAAAGGAAAATCTAGATGAGTTATTAGAGATGATTTTATTAACAGCGGAAATGGAAGAATTAAAGGCTAATCCAAATAGACCAGCTAATGGTATTATTGTTGAAGCAGAGTTAGATAGAGGTCGTGGACCAGTAGCCACTATTTTAGTTAGGAATGGTACTTTAAAAGTTGGAGATGCTATTGTAGCAGGGCTAGCGTCAGGTAGAGTTAGAGCAATGATTAATGACCAAGGTGAGAGAGTTGAAGAAGCAGGACCTGCTACACCAGTAGAGGTATTAGGATTATCTGATGTCCCTAATGCGGGGGACTTACTAGAAGTAGTAGAAGATGATCAAAGTGCAAGAGATATTGCTCAAAAGAGACAAAATAAGAGAAGAGAAGATGAATTAAGTAGAAATACAACTGTTAATTTAGAGGACCTATTTAGCCAAATCCAACAAGGTGAAGTTAAAGAGTTAAATATTGTTGTTAAGGCTGATGTACAGGGTTCTGTAGAGGCAGTTAAACAATCATTACAGAAACTAAGTACCGATGAAGTTGAAGTGAAGATGCTTCATGGTGGTGTTGGGGGTATTACAGAAACTGACGTTATGTTGGCTGCTGCTTCTAATGCTATTATTATCGGATTTAATGTTCGTCCTGGTGCAAATGCACGTAAAGTTGCTGAGAAAGAAAAGGTAGATATTAGAACTTATAGGGTCATCTATAAAGCAATTGATGATGTTAAGAGTGCGATGGAAGGATTATTAGATCCAGATTATAAAGAGGTAGTACTAGGTCAAGTAGAGGTAAGACAGACCTTTAAAGTACCTAAAATCGGAACCATTGCTGGTGCTTATGTAACTAATGGCACTGTTAATAGAAATGCAAAAGTAAGGTTACTTAGGGATGGAACTATTATCCATGAAGGTGAGATTGGTTCATTAAAGAGATTCCAAGATGATGTTAAGGAAGTAGCAGAAGGATATGAATGTGGAATTGGTATTGAAGGTTATAATGATCTTAAAGAAGGAGATATCATGGAGATTTATGACTTTGAGGAAGTAAAGAGAACATTATAA
- the rbfA gene encoding 30S ribosome-binding factor RbfA produces the protein MSGHRPERLAELIKKEVSDLLQKDIKDPRIGFVTVTDVEVSGDLRHAKIFVSILNGDKEETMAGLEATTGFVRKELGKRIRLRHVPEVIFRYDNAIETGTRVFKILEEINQDKKDGIDELEED, from the coding sequence ATGTCTGGTCATCGTCCAGAGCGTCTTGCAGAATTGATAAAAAAAGAAGTAAGTGATTTGTTACAAAAGGATATTAAAGATCCACGGATAGGATTTGTTACTGTAACTGATGTTGAAGTATCTGGAGATTTAAGACATGCTAAAATCTTTGTTAGTATTTTAAATGGAGATAAAGAGGAGACTATGGCAGGTTTAGAAGCTACTACAGGTTTTGTTCGTAAAGAATTAGGTAAGAGAATTAGATTGCGCCATGTTCCTGAAGTTATCTTTAGATATGATAATGCAATCGAAACAGGAACTAGAGTCTTTAAGATCTTAGAAGAGATAAATCAGGATAAAAAAGATGGGATCGATGAGCTTGAAGAAGATTAA
- a CDS encoding DHH family phosphoesterase translates to MSLKKINEIINLIRKNNKFLITSHVSPDGDNLGSVTALKLALEQMGKKAVMIIDDTLPSSFSFLPDIDKIISYESDMEVDFDLCFILDCSDFKRIARVEELLADKTIINIDHHGDNPSFGDYNLLGDVAATTELVYQLISEIEEIKMDKEIATAIATGLITDTGSFRYSNTTAQTHQIMADLLTYNVNTAKICKEVFDTYSYASLKLKGKVLENLKVDDSGKVAWIKVSQDLLKATGSTLEDADGLVDYPRSLAGVEVGVLFKEVEDSTVKVSLRSNYYFSVDKIAHQFGGGGHSKAAGCTINDTLIKAEDAVISTIKKELSQVN, encoded by the coding sequence ATGAGCTTGAAGAAGATTAATGAAATCATTAATTTGATTAGAAAGAATAATAAATTTCTAATTACAAGTCATGTCAGTCCAGATGGTGATAATTTAGGTTCAGTTACTGCATTAAAGTTAGCTTTAGAGCAGATGGGTAAAAAAGCAGTAATGATAATAGATGATACTCTGCCAAGCTCTTTCTCTTTTCTACCTGATATTGATAAAATTATTTCTTATGAAAGTGATATGGAGGTAGATTTTGATCTATGCTTCATATTGGATTGTAGTGATTTTAAACGGATTGCTAGAGTTGAAGAGCTCCTTGCTGATAAAACAATTATTAACATTGACCATCATGGTGATAACCCTTCTTTTGGTGATTATAACTTATTGGGTGATGTTGCAGCTACAACAGAGTTAGTCTATCAATTAATATCGGAAATTGAAGAGATAAAGATGGACAAAGAAATTGCTACTGCTATAGCTACAGGATTGATTACTGATACAGGATCTTTTCGTTATTCTAATACAACAGCTCAGACCCATCAGATTATGGCAGACTTGTTGACCTATAATGTCAACACAGCTAAGATCTGCAAAGAGGTTTTTGATACATACTCTTATGCAAGCTTAAAGTTAAAAGGTAAGGTATTAGAAAATCTTAAAGTTGATGATTCTGGAAAAGTAGCTTGGATAAAGGTCAGTCAAGATTTATTAAAAGCCACTGGCTCTACTTTAGAGGATGCTGATGGATTGGTAGATTATCCAAGAAGCTTAGCTGGTGTAGAGGTAGGGGTTTTATTTAAAGAGGTTGAAGATAGTACTGTTAAAGTCAGCTTAAGATCTAATTACTATTTCTCTGTTGATAAGATAGCCCATCAATTTGGTGGTGGAGGTCATTCAAAAGCTGCAGGATGTACTATTAATGATACTTTAATTAAAGCAGAAGATGCTGTAATTTCTACAATCAAAAAAGAACTAAGTCAGGTGAACTAG
- the truB gene encoding tRNA pseudouridine(55) synthase TruB, with protein MKGIINILKPPGMTSFDVIFSCRKLFGIKKIGHAGTLDPGAAGVLTICIGRATKVVPFLTETRKVYRAEMEFGTETTTLDAFGEVTNQVEDFMLNEEEIRKVLDEFKGEIEQVPPMYSAIRHKGKRLYELARQGKKVERKPRKITIYDLKLIDFDGQKLIIDVECSKGTYIRTLCADIGKRLEIGAYMSFLVRTKVGEFSLDKAITLEELEFLVAKDRIEEVLEPLDKALEHLKAIKVKSEFDEPISNGVSIEWDNLATKLNDEVEVGEKFRVYNSAGDFIGVYTYHNKDIFKPERIFV; from the coding sequence ATGAAAGGAATTATCAACATTTTAAAACCTCCAGGAATGACATCTTTTGATGTTATCTTCTCTTGTAGAAAGCTTTTTGGTATAAAGAAGATTGGCCATGCTGGGACTTTAGACCCTGGAGCAGCAGGAGTTTTAACTATTTGTATAGGACGAGCTACTAAAGTCGTCCCTTTTTTAACAGAAACTCGTAAAGTTTATAGGGCAGAGATGGAATTTGGTACTGAAACTACTACCCTTGATGCTTTTGGAGAGGTCACAAATCAAGTTGAAGATTTTATGCTAAATGAAGAAGAGATTAGAAAGGTTTTAGATGAATTTAAAGGAGAGATTGAACAGGTTCCTCCAATGTATTCAGCTATTAGGCATAAAGGGAAGAGACTTTATGAATTAGCACGACAGGGTAAGAAGGTTGAGCGAAAGCCTAGAAAAATTACTATCTATGATTTAAAGTTGATAGATTTTGATGGTCAGAAGTTAATCATAGATGTTGAGTGTTCTAAAGGAACTTATATTAGAACATTATGTGCTGATATTGGTAAAAGATTAGAGATAGGTGCTTATATGTCCTTTTTAGTTAGAACTAAGGTAGGAGAATTTTCTTTAGATAAAGCAATAACTCTAGAAGAACTTGAATTTTTGGTAGCCAAGGATAGAATTGAAGAAGTCCTTGAACCATTAGATAAAGCTCTGGAACATTTGAAGGCGATTAAGGTTAAGTCAGAATTTGATGAACCCATCAGTAATGGAGTATCTATAGAATGGGACAACTTAGCAACTAAATTAAATGATGAAGTGGAAGTTGGAGAGAAGTTTAGAGTCTATAATTCTGCGGGGGATTTTATAGGTGTTTATACCTATCATAATAAGGATATCTTTAAACCTGAAAGAATATTTGTTTAG
- a CDS encoding bifunctional riboflavin kinase/FAD synthetase, with protein MEIYYNQTRNRPTVMTLGTFDGVHLGHQHIINLAVKRAKELDYDSSLFTFFPHPLQTISPDKAPKALTSWSQKRNIIQNLGINQLIVQKFDEDFSQMPYQIFIEDYLVKRFKVKEIIVGEDFRCGYRAQGTPAKLKELGKELGFEVQSVPSIKINNQDIGSTYIRNLILDGKVSKVKEQLGRNFSLDCKVVKGDQRGRKLGFPTANLEPLADYVLPPLGVYACRVKLADKIYGGAVHLGVLPTFDKNKFSIEVYILDFNQNIYGQRLELEFVERIRPEERFPTVEGLIDRMKEDVRVTREILSNTDQQLENFNKYYG; from the coding sequence ATGGAGATATACTACAATCAAACTAGAAATCGACCTACAGTAATGACCTTAGGAACCTTTGATGGAGTACATTTAGGTCACCAACATATAATTAATTTAGCAGTAAAAAGAGCTAAAGAGTTAGATTATGATAGTTCATTATTTACCTTCTTTCCCCATCCTTTACAAACTATATCTCCTGATAAGGCTCCTAAGGCTTTAACAAGTTGGAGCCAAAAAAGAAATATTATTCAAAATCTAGGAATAAATCAATTGATTGTACAGAAGTTTGATGAAGACTTTTCTCAAATGCCTTATCAGATATTTATAGAAGACTATTTAGTGAAGCGTTTTAAAGTAAAGGAGATTATTGTAGGGGAAGATTTTAGATGTGGATATCGTGCTCAGGGTACTCCAGCCAAGCTAAAAGAGTTGGGGAAAGAATTAGGGTTTGAAGTACAATCTGTTCCAAGCATAAAAATCAATAATCAAGATATAGGTAGTACTTATATTAGAAATTTGATTTTAGATGGTAAGGTTTCAAAGGTCAAAGAACAATTAGGTAGGAACTTTTCCTTGGATTGTAAGGTGGTCAAAGGTGATCAACGGGGAAGAAAACTTGGTTTTCCTACAGCCAATTTAGAACCCCTAGCTGATTATGTTCTACCACCTCTAGGGGTCTATGCTTGTCGTGTAAAGCTAGCAGACAAGATCTATGGTGGAGCTGTTCATTTAGGTGTTTTACCTACCTTTGATAAGAATAAGTTCAGTATTGAAGTTTATATTCTAGACTTTAATCAAAATATATATGGACAGCGTTTAGAATTGGAGTTTGTAGAAAGGATTAGACCTGAAGAAAGATTCCCTACTGTAGAAGGGTTAATAGATAGAATGAAAGAAGATGTTAGAGTTACTAGAGAAATTTTGAGTAATACAGATCAACAATTGGAAAATTTTAATAAATATTATGGTTAA
- the rpsO gene encoding 30S ribosomal protein S15, which translates to MLSEARKQEIIEKYAINEGDTGSAPVQIAVLTARINELTEHLKVHKKDHSSRRGLLKMVGKRRRLLKYLRNKDIEQFRNLVADLGIRAK; encoded by the coding sequence ATGTTATCTGAAGCAAGAAAACAAGAAATCATTGAGAAATATGCTATTAACGAAGGTGATACTGGTTCAGCTCCAGTTCAAATTGCTGTTTTAACAGCAAGAATTAATGAACTTACTGAGCATTTAAAAGTACACAAAAAAGATCATAGTTCAAGACGTGGTCTATTAAAGATGGTTGGAAAGAGAAGAAGATTACTTAAATACCTAAGAAATAAAGATATCGAGCAATTCCGTAATTTAGTTGCTGATTTAGGTATTAGAGCAAAATAG